Proteins encoded together in one Quercus lobata isolate SW786 chromosome 3, ValleyOak3.0 Primary Assembly, whole genome shotgun sequence window:
- the LOC115982184 gene encoding F-box/FBD/LRR-repeat protein At5g53840-like isoform X2 → MAKRQTNLAKIVHPSSKITNQKRINLSQDRLSDLPDEILVSILSLLKLEERQRTSILSRRWRYLWTFVTCNLVFDKSRLQPVWEKYKCHEISIADFRTALYSERSKFIVWVNGVLELHQGDTIDEFRIFFDMDGTFSAVLDNWISFSRRKKVKKLSLNLLSLGRHKYSLTSQPFQSYSLESLTDLSLTSVEVTGEVLDYILSNCPFIEILHVEISRSLMNLKTSCPLPKLKHLKIIYCQNLKHIQIHAINLVSFKYFGCETTRILLGDIPNFVSLSVMDSYVGYSFKNRCPISHYFSQLETLELMILRFFRFPKLPKLRNLRLLKLDIHRLFMDGIPCCTSFLTASPMLQRIVLKFVGLNDPQMDGEINVWRDTCPHQCLKVVELIGFVGCFADMQLALYLINKATSLEKIIVYTQRLSLGEILHDSSYIKKKLAAATACAKKLETSLAPGVELLIL, encoded by the exons ATGGCGAAGAGACAGACTAACCTGGCAAAGATAGTTCATCCcagctcaaaaattacaaaccaaaag AGAATCAATTTGTCCCAAGATCGGTTAAGTGACTTGCCAGATGAAATTCTTGTCTCGATTCTGTCATTATTGAAGTTGGAAGAAAGGCAGAGAACAAGTATCCTGTCTAGAAGGTGGAGATATTTGTGGACATTTGTGACTTGTAACTTGGTTTTCGATAAATCAAGGTTGCAACCTGTGTGGGAGAAATATAAGTGTCATGAGATTTCTATTGCTGACTTTAGGACGGCATTGTATTCTGAAAGATCTAAGTTTATTGTTTGGGTGAATGGTGTATTGGAATTGCATCAAGGTGATACTATAGATGAGTTTAGAATTTTCTTTGACATGGATGGGACATTCTCGGCGGTACTTGACAATTGGATAAGCTTTTCAAggagaaaaaaagttaaaaagctTTCATTGAATTTGTTGTCGCTTGGGCGTCATAAATATTCTCTTACTAGTCAGCCTTTTCAGAGTTACAGTCTTGAATCCTTAACAGACCTCTCTTTGACTTCTGTGGAAGTGACTGGGGAAGTTCTCGACTATATTTTATCTAATTGCCCATTCATTGAAATATTACATGTGGAGATATCAAGGTCTCTAATGAATTTAAAGACTTCTTGCCCTTTGCCCAAGCTAAAGCATTTAAAGATAATATACTGCCAAAATCTCAAACACATTCAGATTCATGCTATAAATCTGgtttctttcaaatattttggttGTGAGACAACAAGGATCCTTCTAGGTGATATTCccaattttgtttctctgtCTGTGATGGATAGCTATGTTGGCTATTCATTTAAAAATCGTTGCCCAATTTCACATTATTTCTCTCAGCTGGAGACACTTGAATTAATGATTTTG AGATTTTTCAGGTTCCCCAAATTACCAAAGTTAAGAAATCTTAGGCTACTGAAATTGGATATACATCGACTTTTCATGGATGGCATTCCTTGTTGCACTTCCTTTCTTACGGCATCCCCTATGTTGCAAAGAATTGTGCTCAAG TTTGTTGGGCTAAATGATCCCCAAATGGATGGAGAAATAAATGTGTGGAGGGATACATGTCCACACCAATGCCTCAAGGTGGTTGAATTGATTGGTTTTGTTGGCTGTTTTGCTGACATGCAGCTTGCCTTGTATTTAATCAATAAAGCTACGTCATTGGAGAAGATAATTGTTTATACACAAAGGCTAAGTCTGGGAGAAATATTACATGATTCTAGCTATATCAAGAAGAAATTAGCAGCAGCTACAGCTTGTGCGAAGAAATTAGAAACAAGCTTAGCCCCAGGGGTGGAATTGTTGATACTATAA
- the LOC115982184 gene encoding F-box/FBD/LRR-repeat protein At5g53840-like isoform X1, with protein MAKRQTNLAKIVHPSSKITNQKRINLSQDRLSDLPDEILVSILSLLKLEERQRTSILSRRWRYLWTFVTCNLVFDKSRLQPVWEKYKCHEISIADFRTALYSERSKFIVWVNGVLELHQGDTIDEFRIFFDMDGTFSAVLDNWISFSRRKKVKKLSLNLLSLGRHKYSLTSQPFQSYSLESLTDLSLTSVEVTGEVLDYILSNCPFIEILHVEISRSLMNLKTSCPLPKLKHLKIIYCQNLKHIQIHAINLVSFKYFGCETTRILLGDIPNFVSLSVMDSYVGYSFKNRCPISHYFSQLETLELMILRFFRFPKLPKLRNLRLLKLDIHRLFMDGIPCCTSFLTASPMLQRIVLKVTLINLELFVGLNDPQMDGEINVWRDTCPHQCLKVVELIGFVGCFADMQLALYLINKATSLEKIIVYTQRLSLGEILHDSSYIKKKLAAATACAKKLETSLAPGVELLIL; from the exons ATGGCGAAGAGACAGACTAACCTGGCAAAGATAGTTCATCCcagctcaaaaattacaaaccaaaag AGAATCAATTTGTCCCAAGATCGGTTAAGTGACTTGCCAGATGAAATTCTTGTCTCGATTCTGTCATTATTGAAGTTGGAAGAAAGGCAGAGAACAAGTATCCTGTCTAGAAGGTGGAGATATTTGTGGACATTTGTGACTTGTAACTTGGTTTTCGATAAATCAAGGTTGCAACCTGTGTGGGAGAAATATAAGTGTCATGAGATTTCTATTGCTGACTTTAGGACGGCATTGTATTCTGAAAGATCTAAGTTTATTGTTTGGGTGAATGGTGTATTGGAATTGCATCAAGGTGATACTATAGATGAGTTTAGAATTTTCTTTGACATGGATGGGACATTCTCGGCGGTACTTGACAATTGGATAAGCTTTTCAAggagaaaaaaagttaaaaagctTTCATTGAATTTGTTGTCGCTTGGGCGTCATAAATATTCTCTTACTAGTCAGCCTTTTCAGAGTTACAGTCTTGAATCCTTAACAGACCTCTCTTTGACTTCTGTGGAAGTGACTGGGGAAGTTCTCGACTATATTTTATCTAATTGCCCATTCATTGAAATATTACATGTGGAGATATCAAGGTCTCTAATGAATTTAAAGACTTCTTGCCCTTTGCCCAAGCTAAAGCATTTAAAGATAATATACTGCCAAAATCTCAAACACATTCAGATTCATGCTATAAATCTGgtttctttcaaatattttggttGTGAGACAACAAGGATCCTTCTAGGTGATATTCccaattttgtttctctgtCTGTGATGGATAGCTATGTTGGCTATTCATTTAAAAATCGTTGCCCAATTTCACATTATTTCTCTCAGCTGGAGACACTTGAATTAATGATTTTG AGATTTTTCAGGTTCCCCAAATTACCAAAGTTAAGAAATCTTAGGCTACTGAAATTGGATATACATCGACTTTTCATGGATGGCATTCCTTGTTGCACTTCCTTTCTTACGGCATCCCCTATGTTGCAAAGAATTGTGCTCAAGGTAACTCTTATAAATTTAGAGTTG TTTGTTGGGCTAAATGATCCCCAAATGGATGGAGAAATAAATGTGTGGAGGGATACATGTCCACACCAATGCCTCAAGGTGGTTGAATTGATTGGTTTTGTTGGCTGTTTTGCTGACATGCAGCTTGCCTTGTATTTAATCAATAAAGCTACGTCATTGGAGAAGATAATTGTTTATACACAAAGGCTAAGTCTGGGAGAAATATTACATGATTCTAGCTATATCAAGAAGAAATTAGCAGCAGCTACAGCTTGTGCGAAGAAATTAGAAACAAGCTTAGCCCCAGGGGTGGAATTGTTGATACTATAA